In Candidatus Methylomirabilota bacterium, the genomic stretch AGCCTTACTTCGCGACTCACGGGTATCTTTGACCGGCTCCGTGGCTACGGCCGGCTGACGGAGGAGAATATCCAGGAGGCCCTGCGCGAAGTGCGCGTGGCCCTCCTCGAAGCCGACGTCAACTTCAAGGTCGTCAAGGGCTTCATCGAGCGAGTCCGCGTCAAGGCGGTGGGCCAAGACGTGCTCACGTCGCTCACGCCGGGGCAGCAAGTGGTCAAGGTCGTGCGCGACGAGCTGGTCGAGCTGCTCGGCGGCTCGGGGCATCGCCTGGCGATGGCGTCTCATCCGCCCACGGTCATCATGCTGGTCGGTCTCCAGGGCTCGGGCAAGACCACCTCGGCCGCCAAGCTCGCGCGGCACTTCCAGAAGCAGGGGCAGCACCCGATCCTGGCCTCGGCCGACGTCTACCGCCCGGCCGCCATGGCGCAGCTCCGCCGCCTGGGCAAGGACCTGGGCATCCCCGTGCTTGGGGAAGAGACGCAGAAGCCCGCAGCCATCTGCCGCGCGGCGCGCGACGAAGCAGCCCAGCGCGGGCTCTCGCCGCTCATCCTCGACACGGCGGGGCTGCTGCACATCGACGAGGTGATGCTGGACGAGCTGCGGGTGATCAAGAAGGACGTGGCGCCGCACCACGTGCTGCTCGTGGTGGACGCGATGACGGGCCAGGACGCGCTGACGGTGGCGGAGAAGTTCAACGCCGCGGTGGGCATTGACGCGGTGGTGCTGACCAAGATGGACGGCGACGCGCGGGGCGGCGCGGCCCTGTCGGTGCGGGAGGTAACGGGGCGGCCCATCGCGTTCGTCGGCGTCGGTGAGAAGACGGACGCGCTCGAGCCCTTCCACCCCGACCGGCTCGCGCAGCGCATCCTCGGTATGGGCGACGTGCTCTCGCTGGTCGAGAAGGCCCAGGCCCACGTGGATGCTTCCCAGGCCGAGGAGATGGCGCGGAAGATCCGCGAGGAGAGCTTCTCCCTCGAGGACTTCGCCACGCAGCTCAAGCAGCTCCGCTCCATGGGACCGCTGGGGCAGATCATGGAGATGCTGCCGATGTTCAAGGGTTCCAAGGGCATGCCGAAGGAGCTCAAGGGCGAGGAGAAGAATCTCAAGCGCTTCGAGGCGATCATCGGCTCGATGACGCCGGACGAGCGCGTCAAGCCGGCGATCATCAACGGCAGCCGTCGCGCGCGCATCGCCAAGGGCAGCGGCACCCAGGTGGCCGACGTCAACCGGCTGTTGAAGCAGTACGCGCAGCTCAAGCAGATGATGAAGGGCCTCAAGCAGATGGAAGGGCGCATGGGCAAGTTCAAGGGCGCCATGCCGTTCTTGCCTAGATAACCACACGAAAGAGGTGAACAGGTGGCGGTGCACATCCGACTGAGAAGGACCGGGACGACACGGAAGCCGGCCTACCGCGTGGTGGTGGCCGACTCGCGCGCGGCGCGCGACGGGCGCTTCATCGAGGTCATCGGGCATTACAACCCGCTGACCAAGCCGCCGACCATCAAGATTTCCGCGGAAAAGGCGGCGGAGTGGATCAAGAAGGGCGCGCAAGCGTCGAACACGGTGAAGCACCTCCTGAAGCACGCCGCGAAGGCCGCCAAGGCGTAGCGACGGTGGCGCCCGGGCCCGCTCTCGTCGCGGTGGGAGAGGTACTGAGACCCTGGGGGCTCCAGGGCGAGGTGCGCGTCAAGCCGCTCACGGATCGCCCGAAGGAGCGTTTCACAGGCTTGAGCGAGTGCGTGCTGTGGGAGCCCGTGCCCGACCGGCGGGAGCCCTGCCGCATCGCCTCCTGCCGCTTCGAGGGGGAGACGGTGCTGGTGAGGATGGAGGGCGTGACCTCGCCGGAGGATGCCCGGCGGTTCACGGGACGGCTGCTCGCGGTGGCACAGGAGGACGTGCTGCCGGCGCCCGAGGGGCACTTCTACCCCTGGGAGATGGCCGGCGCGACGGTGCAGACGCGCGACGGGCGGCGCGTCGGAGAGTTCGTGCGGGTGGAGGGCAGCGAGGGTCAGCCGCTGTGGGTGGTGGCCGAGGGCGGCCGCGAACACCTGGTGCCCGCGGTGCCCGAGATCGTGGTGGAAGTGAACGTGGCGGAGCGGCGGATTGTCATCGACCCGCCGGAGGGGCTCTTGGAGCTGTGAGAATCGACATCGTCACGCTCTTTCCCGGGATGGTGGAGCCGGCGCTCAGCGACTCCATCGTGGGGCGCGCGCGCGTGCGTGGGATCGTGGACATCCGCGTCCACAACCTGCGCGACTCCGCCCCGGGCAAGCACCGCGTGACCGACGACACGCCCTTCGGGGGTGGCGGCGGGATGATCATGAAGCCCGAGCCGCTCGCGGCGTGCATCGAGACGCTCAGGACCCCGGGAGCGCGGGTCATCCTGCTCGACCCGGCGGGGCGGCGCTTCACCCAGGAGGTGGCGGCCGAATACGCCGCGCTGCCTCACCTGGTGCTGGTGTGCGGGCGCTACGAGGGCGTGGACGAGCGGGTGCGCGAGCGCCTGGTGGACGAGGAGCTGTCCATCGGCGACTACGTGCTGTCGGGCGGCGAGGCGGCGGCGCTGGTGGTCAGCGAAGCGGTGACGCGGCTTCTGCCCGGCGCCTTGGGCGACGAGGGGGCGCCGGCGCGGGATTCGTTCTCGCGGGGGCTGCTCGAGCATCCGCAGTACACGCGCCCCGAGGTGTTCAGAGAGTGGGCAGTACCGGAGGTTTTGCGCTCGGGCGACCACGCCCGGATCGAACGGTGGAAGCGCGTCATGTCCGTCTGGCGGACGTGGCAACGGCGGCGGGATCTGCTGGAGACGGCGGACCTCTCGCCTGAGGAGCAGAAGTGGGTAGCGGGCTTCAGCCAGGGCCGGCCGCCCGAGGACTATCTCGAGTAAGGAGCCACGAATCATGCAAGCCATTCGCATCGTCGAAGCGGGACAGCTGAAGAAGGACCGGGCGGGCCTCGCGCCCGGCGACACGGTCCGGGTGTCGGTCAAGGTGGTCGAGGGCGAGAAGGAGCGGATCCAGGTCTTCGAAGGCGTGGTGATCCGCAAGCGCGGCGACGGGATCAGCGCCTCGTTCACCGTGCGGCGCATCTCGTATGGTGTAGGCGTGGAGCGCACATTCCCGCTGCACTCGCCGCGGATCGACAAGATCCAGGTGATGAAGCGCGCCACCGTGCGGCGCTCGAAGCTCTACTACCTGCGGGATCTCGCCGGCAAGGCGGCGCGCTTGAAGGAGAAGCGCGCCGCTGTTGTGCCGACATCGGGCGAGTCGGAGTAGCGGGAGACATCGGCCACGGGCGCGCCCTATCGCTTCGAGCAGGCGGCTTGGCGGCGCGGCCTCACGCGTGTCGCCGGGCTCGACGAGGCGGGGCGAGGCCCGCTGGCGGGGCCGGTGGTGGCGGCGGCGGTGGTGTTGGAACCGGGCACGCGGATCGACGGCGTGGACGACTCGAAGCGGTTGACGCGGGCCGGTCGGGAAGAGCTGGACGCCGTCATTCGCGCCCGCGCGATGGCGGTGGCAGTCGGGCTGGTGGACGCGGCGACCATCGACCGGGTCAACGTGCTCGAGGCGACGCGGTGGGCCATGGGGCGGGCGCTCGCGGCGCTCGATGTCGAGCCGGAGCTGGTGCTGACGGACTTCGTGAAGCTCGAGGGGCTGCGCTGCCCGCAGCGCA encodes the following:
- the ffh gene encoding signal recognition particle protein; its protein translation is MLDSLTSRLTGIFDRLRGYGRLTEENIQEALREVRVALLEADVNFKVVKGFIERVRVKAVGQDVLTSLTPGQQVVKVVRDELVELLGGSGHRLAMASHPPTVIMLVGLQGSGKTTSAAKLARHFQKQGQHPILASADVYRPAAMAQLRRLGKDLGIPVLGEETQKPAAICRAARDEAAQRGLSPLILDTAGLLHIDEVMLDELRVIKKDVAPHHVLLVVDAMTGQDALTVAEKFNAAVGIDAVVLTKMDGDARGGAALSVREVTGRPIAFVGVGEKTDALEPFHPDRLAQRILGMGDVLSLVEKAQAHVDASQAEEMARKIREESFSLEDFATQLKQLRSMGPLGQIMEMLPMFKGSKGMPKELKGEEKNLKRFEAIIGSMTPDERVKPAIINGSRRARIAKGSGTQVADVNRLLKQYAQLKQMMKGLKQMEGRMGKFKGAMPFLPR
- the rpsP gene encoding 30S ribosomal protein S16, whose protein sequence is MAVHIRLRRTGTTRKPAYRVVVADSRAARDGRFIEVIGHYNPLTKPPTIKISAEKAAEWIKKGAQASNTVKHLLKHAAKAAKA
- the rimM gene encoding ribosome maturation factor RimM (Essential for efficient processing of 16S rRNA); the protein is MAPGPALVAVGEVLRPWGLQGEVRVKPLTDRPKERFTGLSECVLWEPVPDRREPCRIASCRFEGETVLVRMEGVTSPEDARRFTGRLLAVAQEDVLPAPEGHFYPWEMAGATVQTRDGRRVGEFVRVEGSEGQPLWVVAEGGREHLVPAVPEIVVEVNVAERRIVIDPPEGLLEL
- the trmD gene encoding tRNA (guanosine(37)-N1)-methyltransferase TrmD codes for the protein MRIDIVTLFPGMVEPALSDSIVGRARVRGIVDIRVHNLRDSAPGKHRVTDDTPFGGGGGMIMKPEPLAACIETLRTPGARVILLDPAGRRFTQEVAAEYAALPHLVLVCGRYEGVDERVRERLVDEELSIGDYVLSGGEAAALVVSEAVTRLLPGALGDEGAPARDSFSRGLLEHPQYTRPEVFREWAVPEVLRSGDHARIERWKRVMSVWRTWQRRRDLLETADLSPEEQKWVAGFSQGRPPEDYLE
- the rplS gene encoding 50S ribosomal protein L19, whose product is MQAIRIVEAGQLKKDRAGLAPGDTVRVSVKVVEGEKERIQVFEGVVIRKRGDGISASFTVRRISYGVGVERTFPLHSPRIDKIQVMKRATVRRSKLYYLRDLAGKAARLKEKRAAVVPTSGESE